GTAAAACAATCTGCTTCTTGTATTTTAAAAGCTCTATCAACGGATTAGTATGTTGGTTCGCCGTCTCTTCGCTCTTTTCAGCAGATACGATATCAATCTCCGTTTTGTATGAGACGATGGGCGTCTGATTGCCAACACTTGGATATTGGTAGCCGTGCTGAAAAGTAAAATTATCTGAACTTATTGGATCGATCTTATATAATTTGCGAGCGAGATAGATAATTTTGGCTCTTTTACCTGTACCGTCATAATAATCTTCAAATTTGTCACTGTACCATTCAATATCTCCATATTGAACTTTCCAGGCCGCTTCATCAAGTTGCTTCTGATCAGTAACAAGATCTATAATTTCCGCTATATAGTGTACATTATAGCGACTGGTATAAAATATTTTAAAACTACCGTTTTCTTCGAGGCATTCTCTCAGCAATTTGATCGTAGCAGCTGTGCCTGATGGCTTTTTGTGATTCCATATAGTAACGTAACTTTCTTCCGTTTGCGGCCTGGCTACCCCCTCTTGCCAGCCAGTGGAATCAGCGACCATTAAACCTATCAAACTTTCTGTCCATTTATCTTTGATGAGATAACAGATACGGCTCAATAAATGCGTATAGTTTTGAGGATTATTGACCTTAAACCCAAAATCCTGAAAATACTCCAGCAGTTCCTTTATGACGGATGTCTTCACATATGACTTTCCGAAAAGATTTTGAACCAGCTGTTCCCGGTGCGAATCACTGAGCATAGTAAAGTTTCCAACGGGATCTTCTAAGTAAGCTATCGCATTTTTTACTGATCCTTCAGAAATCGGAAGTTCAAATTTGTAGGAAATCAATTGGTTCACCCAATTAGGCATTCTAACTGCTGCAGATGCTAAAACTCGCTTATCTGGATATTCGTTCAATTCATTTTTACGATATGCTCTTATATCACAATAACTAATGACAGTGAAAAGTAGTTTGAGAAAATCGTGATATTCAGATTTACCATCGTATTCGCTTTTTAATAGGTGATAATCATCCTTATTGGTTAAAATAAACTGCTTTTGCTGCTCGGTTACATCAAAATGCTTTAAACTTTCCAGGGCATCCTTCGCTTTTTGAAAGTAAAATTCGGTATCCTCAATAATGCTCCTGCAGTGTTCATTGGCGTATGCTGCACGGATGATCTGTTCTAATTCTTTTTTCATAAAATTTAAATATATGGCTGCGAATCCTACTTGAGAAAAAATATTTTTTGAATGCAAATAGACTTTTGCTCAAAGGGAGGTTACGCAGTACTTTTCACAATTAAATATAGGTAATTAAACGTAAAAATATTAATACTATAGCCTGAAATTAATAAAATTAACAGCACACAAATTACAAGTATTTATCAGATAATAAGTTATGTTAAAGAATTATTCTTAAAGCTATATTGCTCCAATATTGTTATTCCATAAGCCGAAGAAACTTTTAGACTTTTACTTCATTCTTACTAACTTTAAACAATGGCAAACTACGACGACCACAATGATAGTATACATGTACCACGCTTTGAAGAATCGGCTGGTTTCTATACCACCTCAAAGCGTAGCTATAACATGTCTAGAATAAGAAGCCGTAATTCCAAACCTGAACTAATCCTTCGAAAGGCTCTATGGTCAAAAAATATAAGGTTTCGCCTGCACGACAAGTCCCTACCTGGAACTCCGGATATTGTCATCAAAAAATACAAACTTGCAATATTCGTTGATGGTGAATTCTGGCATGGATTCGATTGGAAGAAAAATAAAGAACGTATTAAGTCCAACCGTCTTTTCTGGATTCCCAAGATCGAGCGCAACATGCAAAAGGATATTCGCGTGAATAGAGCCTTGCGAGATATGGATTATGTGGTATTCAGGTTTTGGACCCAAGATATTATTAAGAATCTTCCTACTGTGCTAAATCAGATAGAGCTATTTCTAGAAACTAGAAAGCTTTGGAAATAAGTAAATCATTCTTTAAATATATTCTCCCGATGCCAGGCTAAGTTTTGCTGCGATGGATAATAGGATTGTGTTATGGGAAGAGAAATTTCTCTTCCTTTCAATTTTAATAGGCTATAAGGATGATCCTCCAGCTCATCAATATGGTCGGAAACCATAATGGTATAACTTTCATCAATACTGACCAGTCCCCTATCAAATGCACGGTGCAAGTTTGGGCATAGTGCTATTCCATTGGTAACCTTATCGTCATGCGTAACTGCGAAAGGCACGATATGGCACGCATCAATAAAGTTGTACTTAAAGGTAGACCGCATCCGCATACCTGTCATGGCACAGGTGTCCTGATAAAGCTGCGGGATATAGCGTTTGAACAAACCGGATCTGACAAACACATCTTCCTCGGTCTGAATAGAAATATGTTTGTACTGTGCCTCGGGCTCATTTAGCACCAATGATTGTACTTCATGATAAAAGCTGTTAATTCTCACTAAAACACCCCCATATATTCTCACTAAAATGCCACCACCTTAAGTTTTTAATTAAGGTTTAACTTGTCGGAGTATTAAAGTCCGACATTATGTATAAAGTGGCAATGTATAATACGATAAAAACACTGCTATCCCACGGGAAATCGATACGGGAGATAGCATCAGAACTTGGGATGTGCCGCAAGACCGTTTCCCGGATACAGAAAGCCCTTGAGCGTGGGCTAGAGGAACCTTTGCCTCAGGTAAGGCCAAAGCTGCTGGACGATTATCTCGATGACATTCAGGTATATAAGGAGATGGGACTGAGCGCTATACTTATCCACCAGCGCCTGCATGAGCAGCACGGTTTAGATATATCTTATCCCAGTGTCGCCAGAAGTATCGAGAGATTAAAGAAGCAGGAGGTTTTTGTGCCGCTGCACAGCGATCCGGGAGAAGAAGCGCAGGTGGATTTCGGATATATGGGTACTTTCCGCAGGAATGGCCGCCCTGTAAAAGTATGGGTGTTTTCCATGGTTCTCTCCCATAGCCGTTACAGCTTTTATAAACTGGTGACCAGCCAGCGGGTGGACGAATTTCTGGACTGCCATATCAAAGCTTTCGAGTATTTTGGGGGTGTTCCGCGAACTGTCAAACTTGACAACCTGAAATCTGGGGTGACCATTCCGGATCTTTACGAACCGGAGCTCCAGCGCAGGTATTCTGAATTTCTTTCCTACTACAGCTGTGCAGGAATTGCGTGCAGGCCACGCCGTCCACAGGACAAGGGCAAAGTTGAATCATCTATCAAATATGTAAAAAACAATTTTTTAAAGGGCTTCGATGGCAATGGCTATGAAGATCTGCTGTGCGGGCTGAAGGTCTGGAACGAAGAGACATGCAATAAGCGCGTACACGGAACCACGCGCCGTATCCCTCTTGCCGTATTTGAACAGTATGAAAAGCATGCACTGCTTGCATTGCCCCCGGTGCGATATGAAATCCTGGAGGTCGGATCCAGAAAAGTCACCCGGCTGGCACACGTGAGCTACCGCCATAATTACTATTCGGTGCCCGCTGCCTATGCGGGCAGAACCGTCAGGCTCGAAAGCAACGGTACCTGCCTAAAAATATTTGACGGCAGCACCCGCATTGCACTCCATCAGGTAAGCGGACAGATGGGCATGTACGTTTCTCTGGAGGAACACCGTCCGGATTATAAAAAGAATATCAGCAGAGAAGAATATAAGCGGCTAATGGGAAGTATCGGACCTTCTGCACTGCTTTTCTTTGAACATCTTCTGGCGGAGGTGCCTACCCACTGGAGCCCGATGACCCGCGGGATACTTAAATTAAAAAAGCGGTTTACCGACGTGCAGATCGATCTGTCATGTAAGCGCGCGCTCCATTACAGAGCCTTCAGCTACCAGCAGGTCAAACGGATCTGCGAGAACGAGCTTTACAAGCAAAATTACGAGGAAATGTCTCCTATGGTGTATTCCAGCGAATACGAACACGAACTCGGACTATACGACAGATTAACAAACTGAAATAAATAATATGGAAACATTATTAGCAAATTTACGCCAGCTAAAATTGGCCACGATGGCCCAGAACCTTGAAATGAGGAATAGGCATGCCCTGGAAAAACAGATCAGCTACCTTGAATTTCTGGAGCTGCTCATCGAAGATGAAATAGTAAAAAGACAGTCCAATGGCTATCAGTCCAGGCTAAAGGAATCCCGGCTGGATACGCAAAAGATCCTGGACAGTTATGACCTGAGTTACCAGCCGGACCTGGACAGAAGGCTATTATTTGACCTGGCTTCCTGCCGGTTCATAGAACAGCGCTCCAATGCTATATTCATGGGGAAACCCGGTGTCGGGAAAACCCACCTGGCCCATGCGATCGGGCTTGAAGCGGTCAAAAGAGGTAAAAAAGTACTGTTTGCACACACAAATGAAATGGTCGAAAAACTGTTCGCATCAAGGGCAGACGGAAGTTACCAGTCCGTATTGCAGCGTTATCTAAAGCCTGACCTGCTGATACTTGATGAGCTGGGCTTCAAAAAAATGCCGCAGAACAGTCTGGAAGATTTCTTTGAGATCGTTCGCAGGAGGTACGAAACGGGGTCTATGATCATCACCACAAACCGAAACTTTGAAGACTGGGGAAACCTCTTCGGTGACAGGGTAATTGCTTCTGCTATTATAGATAGGATTGTCCATCATGCAACAATTGTAAAACTTAATGGGAACAGCTATCGCGTAAAAAATCTTATCGAACTACAGGATCTTTTTCCTGGTGAAGATACCGCAAGGACTAGAAGAGGGCGCCCTCGAAAGCAGGAAAACGAAATCTTAGATGATCAGGATAATGAATGATTATTTTTGCATATTAGTGGGGGCATTTTAATGAGAATCAGTGGGGGCATTCTAATGAGAATTAACAAAAGCCGTCATTCAATTCCTTATGCCGATAGTATGCTACACGCTCATTTGCAAAGTAAGCTGAAAGTAGCTGATCACGGACTGCGGCGCGGTTTAATGGATCACTGAACAACACGGCAAGTTTATAGTCGAACGCACCGTAGGCCACCACTTCAGCGAGTGTCTTGACACTTTTGATATGTGCATTGATCTGAGATCCGGGATTTGGGTATAAAAACCAAAAG
The genomic region above belongs to Sphingobacterium zeae and contains:
- a CDS encoding AAA family ATPase; this translates as MKKELEQIIRAAYANEHCRSIIEDTEFYFQKAKDALESLKHFDVTEQQKQFILTNKDDYHLLKSEYDGKSEYHDFLKLLFTVISYCDIRAYRKNELNEYPDKRVLASAAVRMPNWVNQLISYKFELPISEGSVKNAIAYLEDPVGNFTMLSDSHREQLVQNLFGKSYVKTSVIKELLEYFQDFGFKVNNPQNYTHLLSRICYLIKDKWTESLIGLMVADSTGWQEGVARPQTEESYVTIWNHKKPSGTAATIKLLRECLEENGSFKIFYTSRYNVHYIAEIIDLVTDQKQLDEAAWKVQYGDIEWYSDKFEDYYDGTGKRAKIIYLARKLYKIDPISSDNFTFQHGYQYPSVGNQTPIVSYKTEIDIVSAEKSEETANQHTNPLIELLKYKKQIVLQGPPGTGKTHTAKEIAKLLFEADQNTVVEKPKHINVEIIEKIVRQGQTFRSVSDYADYEITKVNDNGFIVKTHKTGKEYPASFENIIKYYEGQKWSKVGAIRIGNDSYEAAIAKYIYQEVDAQEQREDINNTSRMRIMQFHPSFTYEDFVRGIESDVNEDKLQYKAKNKQLVLMANEATLHPEQNYVLILDEINRANLSAVLGELIYALEYRSEDVESMYSVDGSNKISLPENLYIIGTMNTADRSVGHIDYAIRRRFAFVDILPKNLEPDLNDKFDSDLFNKVSSLFVQDYDPTVDYTKKRDLLKNSVYLSAEFRPEDVWIGHSYFIKKKHATMDMRLDYEIRPLLLEYIKDGVLHEEARAHILALPNDVPAK
- a CDS encoding HNH endonuclease, which produces MRINSFYHEVQSLVLNEPEAQYKHISIQTEEDVFVRSGLFKRYIPQLYQDTCAMTGMRMRSTFKYNFIDACHIVPFAVTHDDKVTNGIALCPNLHRAFDRGLVSIDESYTIMVSDHIDELEDHPYSLLKLKGREISLPITQSYYPSQQNLAWHRENIFKE
- a CDS encoding very short patch repair endonuclease, whose product is MANYDDHNDSIHVPRFEESAGFYTTSKRSYNMSRIRSRNSKPELILRKALWSKNIRFRLHDKSLPGTPDIVIKKYKLAIFVDGEFWHGFDWKKNKERIKSNRLFWIPKIERNMQKDIRVNRALRDMDYVVFRFWTQDIIKNLPTVLNQIELFLETRKLWK
- the istB gene encoding IS21-like element helper ATPase IstB; translation: METLLANLRQLKLATMAQNLEMRNRHALEKQISYLEFLELLIEDEIVKRQSNGYQSRLKESRLDTQKILDSYDLSYQPDLDRRLLFDLASCRFIEQRSNAIFMGKPGVGKTHLAHAIGLEAVKRGKKVLFAHTNEMVEKLFASRADGSYQSVLQRYLKPDLLILDELGFKKMPQNSLEDFFEIVRRRYETGSMIITTNRNFEDWGNLFGDRVIASAIIDRIVHHATIVKLNGNSYRVKNLIELQDLFPGEDTARTRRGRPRKQENEILDDQDNE
- the istA gene encoding IS21 family transposase; its protein translation is MYKVAMYNTIKTLLSHGKSIREIASELGMCRKTVSRIQKALERGLEEPLPQVRPKLLDDYLDDIQVYKEMGLSAILIHQRLHEQHGLDISYPSVARSIERLKKQEVFVPLHSDPGEEAQVDFGYMGTFRRNGRPVKVWVFSMVLSHSRYSFYKLVTSQRVDEFLDCHIKAFEYFGGVPRTVKLDNLKSGVTIPDLYEPELQRRYSEFLSYYSCAGIACRPRRPQDKGKVESSIKYVKNNFLKGFDGNGYEDLLCGLKVWNEETCNKRVHGTTRRIPLAVFEQYEKHALLALPPVRYEILEVGSRKVTRLAHVSYRHNYYSVPAAYAGRTVRLESNGTCLKIFDGSTRIALHQVSGQMGMYVSLEEHRPDYKKNISREEYKRLMGSIGPSALLFFEHLLAEVPTHWSPMTRGILKLKKRFTDVQIDLSCKRALHYRAFSYQQVKRICENELYKQNYEEMSPMVYSSEYEHELGLYDRLTN